The following are encoded in a window of Choloepus didactylus isolate mChoDid1 chromosome 17, mChoDid1.pri, whole genome shotgun sequence genomic DNA:
- the LOC119512212 gene encoding heterogeneous nuclear ribonucleoprotein D-like, producing the protein MEDMNKYSNIEEFTEGSKINTSKNQQDDGKMLTGGLSWDTSKKDLTEYLSQFGEVVDCTIKTDSVTGRSRRFGFVLFKDAASVDKVLELKEHKLNGKLIDPKRAKALKGKEPPKKDFVGGLSPDTSEEQIKEYFAAFGEIKNIELPMDTKTNERRGFCFITYTDEEPVKKLLESRYHQIGSGKCEIKVAQPKEVYRQQQQQQEGGRGAAAAGQGGTRGRGRGQGQNWNQGFNNYYDQGYGNYNSAYGGDQNYSGYGGYDYTGYKYGNYGYGQGYTDYSGQQSTYGKASRRGGNHQNNYQPY; encoded by the coding sequence ATGGAGGACATGAACAAGTACAGCAACATAGAGGAATTCACAGAGGGATCCAAGATTAACACTAGCAAGAATCAGCAGGATGACGGTAAAATGCTTACTGGAGGCTTGAGCTGGGATACAAGCAAGAAAGATCTGACTGAATATTTGTCTCAATTTGGAGAGGTTGTAGACTGCACAATTAAAACAGATTCAGTCACTGGAAGATCAAGAAGATTTGGATTTGTGCTTTTCAAAGATGCTGCTAGTGTTGATAAGGTTTTGGAACTGAAAGAACACAAACTGAATGGCAAATTGATAGACCCCAAAAGGGCgaaggctttaaaagggaaagaacCCCCTAAAAAAGATTTTGTGGGTGGACTGAGCCCAGATActtctgaagagcaaataaaagaatattttgcagcatttggagagatcaaaaatattgaacttcccatggatacaaaaacaaatgaaagaagaggaTTTTGTTTTATCACATACACAGATGAAGAGCcagtaaagaaattattagaaagcAGATACCATCAAATTGGTTCTGGAAAGTGTGAAATCAAAGTTGCACAACCCAAAGAGGTATATAggcagcaacagcaacaacaggaaggaggaagaggagctgcagctgctggACAAGGTGGTACAAGGGGTCGAGGACGAGGTCAGGGCCAAAACTGGAACCAAGGATTTAATAACTATTATGATCAAGGATACGGAAATTACAATAGTGCCTATGGTGGTGATCAGAACTATAGTGGCTATGGCGGATATGATTATACTGGGTATAAGTATGGGAACTATGGATATGGACAGGGATATACAGACTACAGTGGCCAACAGAGCACATATGGCAAGGCATCTCGACGGGGTGGCAATCACCAAAACAATTACCAGCCATACTAG